DNA sequence from the Vibrio pelagius genome:
GAGTAGAACGTAAACGTGCAATGAAAGGTATATATATTGCTAGAGATAGAGGTGACTTTGAAATAGGCGTTCAAGAGTGTGACAAGCTATTGCCTTTTTTTCCTCAGTATTACAATTATATAATGAAAGAAAAAGGTCGATTTTATCGTCTCATGAAACTCTGGAATCAAGCGAAGGAGTTTTATAAGTCTCTTCTCAATCACAATGACTCCGATTGGGTTGTTTTGGGCCTTTCAAATTCTATGAAGAACCTAGGAGAATTAGAAGAAGCTAGAAAGTTAGTCAACTCTATTATAGAGAGAAGCCCAAATAACATTAATGCTATAAAAGAAATGGCTAGCATCGATCTTCATTCCAATAAAATCCCAGATAGTATAAAAAATATTAAGTTAGTCAATAGTTTGACCAAGGGTAGTTCTGAGAGGGAGTTAGTGATCTCTAACTTATCACTATCAGTTGGTGACTATCGTGAATCATTTAATTTTTATAAAAAATACTACAACTTAAACAGAGATACATTTAGAGATGATCTTTGGATGAAATTAAATTTAGTTCGAAGAATGCTAATGTTCTTCACTAGAGACTCCCAAGAAACCATATCATTAGTTATGATAGAGTCTTCAGTGTTAGAGTTAGTTTCCATAGAAGATAGGTCAGAATCATGGAAGATAAATGTAGATATTCTGACATCACACTTGTTACTCCTTCAAGGAAAGTTCGAAGAATTTTTAGGTCTACTAAATTCTTCTTATCGGGATTTGCTCTCAAGTGTTAACAGCAATCTATTTCACTTTTACGATATTTTATATTTTGTTTGGTTATTGTCTTATTGTTCTTATGACAAAGAAAGCCAAGAAATGTCTGTTATACTTGCAAAATCTTTCAAAAAAAGCATCGTACAAAATAAAAATGATATAAATAGTGAAATAATCCTGGATTCTATGAAAGCTCTCCTTGAACAGTCAATAGATTTAGAAAGAGTTAAACGTGACTGGCTTGATGAAAGATATCAAGTATTACAGGGTTTAAATATGAATGAGTCGCTCCCTATTTATATTGAGATTTCACAAAGGTATCCAACTCTAGTATCTGTTCGGACGAAGATTGTGGAACATTTAGGAGATGTTTGGCCAGAGGGGTTGGGCAAGACTCAAACAAAGAGATTACTAAAACAAAGTGATGATGTAGTAAGACAACTTAGTGATAGAGATTATCTAGAAGTGATAAAGTATGACTGTTGTTATCAAAAAGCACTTTCTACTATTAGTCGGGTCTGATGTTTTTTGTGTTGTCGGCCTGAGATTGTTAAATTTTTCGATGATTGTTTGAGTGTGGCCCACAGTGATACACGATCTGGATATGTTCTATGACATTCTTCGTTTTGTTTTGGTATAACGCCCTACAGTATTGTAGGGCGTGAAGACCTGGGAAGTTTGCGTACTGGCATCACTCGAATATGAGCAATAGCTATCGCTTGTTCTTCAGGTAACGCTTGCGACGTTCTTCTTTTTTCTTCGCTTTCTCTTCTGCTTTACGCAGTGCTGCTTGTTCAACTTCGATCAGCTCTTGCGTGATCATTTCTGGCAGCTCTAAAGTTACTTGGCCAAGTGTGCCGTTACGCAGTTCATGAAGAAGAATTTCTGAACACTTATGCAAATCGATATGACCACCTGCACGCAGTGCACCACGTTTGCGACCGATCTCTTCCATCAATTCGATGTCTGACTCTGGCAGCTCTTCGATTTGGTAACGCTCTTTCAGTAGGTGAGGGTATTGCTTCGCCAAGTACTCTACCGTGTAGAATGCGACTTCATCGTATTCCATTGCAGTATCTTTTACTGCCCCAGTTGCTGCTAGGCGGAAACCACTGTGAGGGTTTTCTACTTTGGGCCACAAGATTCCCGGAGTATCCGAAAGCACCACACCGTTTTGTAGGTTGATGCGTTGCTGGCGACGAGTCACAGCAGGTTGGTTACCTGTTACAGCGATCGTACGACCTGCCAGACAGTTAATGATGGTTGATTTACCAACGTTTGGAATACCCATGATCATGGTGCGAATGTTTTTACCAATCTCTTCACGGTGAGGGGCTAACTTACGTACTAGCTCCATGATGTGATTTACTTCTTCTTTAACGCTGGTAGTAATCGCGATCGCTTTTACGCCTTGCTCTTTTTCAAAGTGTTCAATCCACATTTGAGTGAGTTCTGGATCCGCAAGATCGCGTTTGTTTAGAACTTTAACTACCGGTTTACCTGCTTTGATCTCTGCAATCATTGGGTTTTCTGAACTAAATGGAATACGCGCATCTAGTACTTCAATGATAACGTCAACTTTAGGGATAACTTCTTCGATTTCTTTGCGGGCTTTGTGCATGTGGCCCGGAAACCATTGGATAGACATAGAGATAAACCTTGTAAAAATATTTTGAGCACATTGTAAGGGTTCAATAGGGCGTGTAAAGCTATATAGGCTTTGCACTGCTATATAACGGTAGAAAAACGATCAAGTGCTTTAGTTTATTGAGTTTAGCACAGGCTGAAGTCGGATTATCTGGTTATACGTCGAGGGTTGACGGAGCTTTTCGAAGGGAAAAACAAACCCTATGCTACTAGCAACATAGGGTTGTATTCAGTTAAAGTGCTGATTTAAGCTCTGTGAGGAATCGAGCGATGTCTTCGCTAGAGATATCACGGTGTGTCACAAAGCGGATTGGGTTGCTTGGTGTAATCGTGATCTCTTTTGTTGCCAGTTTATTTGCTATTGCAGTGATATCGACACTGTCACCTAGCTTGGCGAATACGATGTTAGTTTGAACAAAGTCGGGGTTCACAGAGAAGCCTGGCAGTTCGCTAAGGCCAACTGCGAGATCTTTTGCATTTTTGTGGTCGGTTTTCAGTTGCGCCACGTTTTCTGTAAGCGCCATTTTACCTGCTGCCGCCAAGATACCGGCTTGACGCATACCACCACCCACCATTTTTCTTAGGCGACGTGCTTTAGCGATATACTCTTTGCTGCCTAGAAGTAGTGATCCAACCGGAGCACCTAGACCTTTAGATAAACAGATGGTCATTGAGTCAAAGTGTTGAGCGATCTCTTGAACAGGGACATCTAATGCTACCGCTGCGTTGTAAACACGAGCACCATCTAAATGCAGTTTTAAACCGTGCTTATTAGTGAACTCACGAGCTTCTGCCAAGTAGGAGAGTGGTAACACTTTACCGTTGATGGTGTTTTCTAAGCTCAAAAGTGTTGTGCGAGCGAAGTGGCTGTCGTCAGGTTTGATTGCACTTTCGAGTTTGCCAAAGTCTAGAGTACCGTCTGGGTTGTTCTCGATCGGCTGTGGCTGAATTGAACCGAGAACTGCGGCACCGCCCGCTTCATATTTATAGTTGTGAGCTTGCTGCCCACACAAGTATTCATCACCGCGGCCACAATGTGCCATTAATCCAAGAAGGTTGGCTTGCGTGCCCGATGAAGTGAACATGGCGGCTTCAAAACCTGCCTCTTCGGCGGCCCACTGTTCTAAGTCATTTACAGTCGGGTCATCACCGTAAACATCGTCGCCAACCTCTGCATTAGCCATAACTTGGCGCATAGCCTGACTCGGTTTGGTGACGGTATCAGAACGAAAGTCCATATTTCTCTCCTATAGGTAGCCGCAAAGTTGGGCTTTACTTAAACACGCGATAGTTTTGGTATCGGTAATTTGATCGTTACGAATTTTTTGTTGAAGCTCTTCAACAGTAAGTTCGAGCACTTCAATCACTTCGTCATCATCACAGCTAAAGCGTGTGGTCAGGTTGAGCTCTGATGCGACGAATAGATGCTGGATCTCATCACAG
Encoded proteins:
- a CDS encoding response regulator, with the protein product MSVSNLKVLILDDSNVVISSVRGMLSRIGFSERNIAFSQSPKNGIALAKKELFDVIICDYNFYSTLDGKQVFEEMKHFDCLKSDSIFVVITGDSSLETVNSLIDLEPDDYLLKPFNQEFLRKRVISGVERKRAMKGIYIARDRGDFEIGVQECDKLLPFFPQYYNYIMKEKGRFYRLMKLWNQAKEFYKSLLNHNDSDWVVLGLSNSMKNLGELEEARKLVNSIIERSPNNINAIKEMASIDLHSNKIPDSIKNIKLVNSLTKGSSERELVISNLSLSVGDYRESFNFYKKYYNLNRDTFRDDLWMKLNLVRRMLMFFTRDSQETISLVMIESSVLELVSIEDRSESWKINVDILTSHLLLLQGKFEEFLGLLNSSYRDLLSSVNSNLFHFYDILYFVWLLSYCSYDKESQEMSVILAKSFKKSIVQNKNDINSEIILDSMKALLEQSIDLERVKRDWLDERYQVLQGLNMNESLPIYIEISQRYPTLVSVRTKIVEHLGDVWPEGLGKTQTKRLLKQSDDVVRQLSDRDYLEVIKYDCCYQKALSTISRV
- the ylqF gene encoding ribosome biogenesis GTPase YlqF; this encodes MSIQWFPGHMHKARKEIEEVIPKVDVIIEVLDARIPFSSENPMIAEIKAGKPVVKVLNKRDLADPELTQMWIEHFEKEQGVKAIAITTSVKEEVNHIMELVRKLAPHREEIGKNIRTMIMGIPNVGKSTIINCLAGRTIAVTGNQPAVTRRQQRINLQNGVVLSDTPGILWPKVENPHSGFRLAATGAVKDTAMEYDEVAFYTVEYLAKQYPHLLKERYQIEELPESDIELMEEIGRKRGALRAGGHIDLHKCSEILLHELRNGTLGQVTLELPEMITQELIEVEQAALRKAEEKAKKKEERRKRYLKNKR
- the ltaE gene encoding low-specificity L-threonine aldolase → MDFRSDTVTKPSQAMRQVMANAEVGDDVYGDDPTVNDLEQWAAEEAGFEAAMFTSSGTQANLLGLMAHCGRGDEYLCGQQAHNYKYEAGGAAVLGSIQPQPIENNPDGTLDFGKLESAIKPDDSHFARTTLLSLENTINGKVLPLSYLAEAREFTNKHGLKLHLDGARVYNAAVALDVPVQEIAQHFDSMTICLSKGLGAPVGSLLLGSKEYIAKARRLRKMVGGGMRQAGILAAAGKMALTENVAQLKTDHKNAKDLAVGLSELPGFSVNPDFVQTNIVFAKLGDSVDITAIANKLATKEITITPSNPIRFVTHRDISSEDIARFLTELKSAL